The proteins below are encoded in one region of Alistipes indistinctus YIT 12060:
- a CDS encoding methyltransferase family protein: MTLSEQSAALRRRLYDNRHWLPLLLYPAALLALLIARPFNIIPDSFVFTLLCAVISLSGVAVRVLTVGYLPRKSEEEVESGVHSTTLITQGMYSTVRHPIALGNLLAWYGIILYVGVTWFIIGAAMLYTLFTYLVLMSEEEELKQRFGERYTDWARYTNALIPNRKLWVSNRYRFSLMQVIRREYVGFFCLVLAFVTINLIRNRVIEFTWGLSPLWSTVGAITLLFTIFIRVIIKLINK; encoded by the coding sequence ATGACCCTCTCCGAACAATCCGCCGCACTGCGCAGGCGTCTTTACGATAACCGGCACTGGCTGCCGCTGCTGCTCTACCCAGCCGCACTGCTGGCGCTGCTCATCGCACGGCCGTTCAACATCATTCCCGACTCGTTCGTTTTTACGCTGCTCTGTGCGGTGATTTCGCTCTCGGGCGTGGCGGTGCGCGTACTGACGGTCGGCTACCTCCCCCGAAAAAGCGAAGAAGAGGTCGAAAGCGGCGTCCACAGCACGACGCTCATCACCCAGGGCATGTACTCGACCGTCCGCCATCCCATTGCGCTGGGCAACCTGCTGGCCTGGTACGGCATCATCCTCTACGTGGGCGTAACGTGGTTCATCATCGGGGCCGCGATGCTCTATACGCTGTTCACCTACCTGGTGCTGATGAGCGAGGAAGAGGAGCTCAAACAGCGCTTCGGCGAGCGCTACACCGACTGGGCCCGGTACACGAACGCGCTGATCCCGAACCGCAAGCTGTGGGTCAGCAACCGCTACCGCTTTTCGCTGATGCAGGTCATCCGCCGCGAATACGTCGGTTTCTTCTGCCTCGTGCTCGCTTTCGTAACGATCAACCTGATCCGGAACCGCGTGATCGAATTCACATGGGGCCTCTCGCCGCTGTGGAGTACGGTGGGAGCCATCACGTTGCTGTTCACGATCTTCATCCGCGTCATCATCAAACTGATCAACAAATAA
- a CDS encoding DUF6371 domain-containing protein, giving the protein MTHRYELEKYKGIRSRYECPACHRKRVFTRYVDTRTGKCLSPDVGRCNREDNCGYHYTPKEYFHDHPENDSSEMRRDNFGKDRTGYDTKVTPRGKTSQPQRIDCISQEYIPKYLGTRSDFVYFLRGLFNEPETGPIIQRLTGEYCLGCTDTGAVIYWQIDGQKRVRTGKVMRYNSETGKRLKNGCNAIDWMHARLKRDKVLSDEWELSQCLFGEHLLKRRPEDTVCLVESEKSAVIGSGVMPGCIWLATGGKCNLKAEKCECLKGRNVILFPDLGAFDVWKEKGETIARRVGFTLSVSDTLERIATVEDRRDGLDIADYMIKTIKTKN; this is encoded by the coding sequence ATGACGCACCGATACGAATTGGAAAAATACAAGGGGATACGGAGCCGATACGAGTGCCCGGCCTGCCACCGTAAACGGGTATTTACCCGGTATGTCGATACCCGGACGGGGAAGTGCCTTTCCCCTGATGTGGGGCGTTGCAACCGGGAGGATAATTGCGGGTACCACTACACCCCCAAAGAGTATTTCCATGATCATCCGGAGAATGATTCTAGCGAGATGCGGCGGGATAATTTCGGGAAAGACAGGACAGGGTATGACACCAAGGTTACACCAAGGGGGAAAACTTCGCAACCTCAACGTATAGACTGCATTTCCCAAGAATATATACCGAAGTATCTGGGTACCCGATCTGATTTCGTCTATTTCCTGCGGGGATTATTCAACGAACCGGAAACAGGCCCGATTATCCAACGGCTGACAGGTGAATACTGCCTGGGCTGTACGGACACAGGAGCGGTTATTTACTGGCAAATAGACGGACAGAAACGGGTAAGGACGGGCAAAGTGATGCGGTATAACTCCGAGACCGGAAAACGGTTGAAAAACGGTTGTAACGCGATCGACTGGATGCACGCCAGGCTAAAACGCGATAAGGTTTTGTCCGATGAATGGGAGTTGTCGCAATGCCTGTTCGGGGAACACCTGCTAAAGAGGAGACCGGAGGATACGGTTTGCCTCGTGGAGAGCGAAAAGAGCGCCGTTATAGGCAGCGGAGTAATGCCGGGGTGTATCTGGTTAGCCACCGGAGGGAAATGCAATCTAAAGGCTGAAAAATGCGAATGTCTCAAAGGCCGCAACGTAATCCTTTTCCCTGACCTCGGAGCCTTTGATGTTTGGAAAGAAAAAGGAGAGACGATAGCCCGGCGGGTGGGGTTTACTCTTTCCGTATCCGATACGTTGGAGCGGATCGCTACCGTGGAGGATCGGCGGGATGGTCTCGATATAGCGGATTACATGATAAAGACAATTAAAACAAAAAATTGA
- a CDS encoding site-specific integrase translates to MVANLNIKRSYLFFPDKEKEGDGYKPDAKLRLRVRWSGHKVDFNVGYRVKLSQWDTPTQRCRVKTTNLQKQSATLINGVIQAFETTIDSVFTSFELEGISPTPDQVRAKFNLLSGRTNNTEVQTDKTLFDYFDDFTREMGNINSWTSATYAKFAAVRHHLETFNASLQFADLTEFGLTQYVNYLREVKGMRNTTITKQLGFLKWFLRWATTKGYCQTLDYINFKPKLKTSEKKIIFLDWPELMTVYNYPFTDKQKTLERVRDVFCFCCFTSLRYSDVANLKRSDVFDSYISLTTIKTADSIKIELNKYSRAILDKYADQQYPGNLALPVISNQKMNDYLKEVGKICGIDQAVTITYYRGNERIDEVYPKYELLGTHAGRRTFICNALMMGIAPQVVMKWTGHSDYKAMKPYIDIADSAKVEAMKLFDEKTITVSK, encoded by the coding sequence ATGGTAGCAAACCTAAACATCAAACGCAGTTATCTATTCTTTCCCGACAAGGAGAAAGAGGGCGACGGATACAAGCCGGACGCAAAACTCCGGTTGCGTGTTCGTTGGTCGGGTCATAAAGTCGATTTCAATGTAGGGTACCGAGTGAAACTAAGCCAATGGGACACACCAACCCAGCGCTGCCGGGTAAAGACTACCAATCTGCAAAAGCAATCCGCCACCCTGATTAACGGGGTGATACAAGCTTTTGAAACAACAATAGACAGCGTTTTTACCTCTTTCGAGCTGGAGGGAATATCACCTACACCGGATCAGGTTAGGGCGAAATTTAACCTTTTATCGGGCCGGACAAACAATACAGAAGTACAAACGGACAAAACGCTGTTCGACTATTTCGATGATTTTACCCGCGAAATGGGGAATATCAACAGTTGGACATCAGCAACCTATGCAAAATTCGCCGCCGTTCGCCACCACCTTGAAACCTTTAATGCCTCTTTGCAATTTGCCGATCTGACAGAGTTCGGATTAACTCAATATGTCAACTACCTGAGAGAAGTTAAGGGAATGCGGAATACGACCATAACTAAACAACTCGGATTCCTAAAATGGTTTTTGCGCTGGGCAACCACAAAGGGGTATTGTCAGACGCTCGACTACATCAATTTCAAACCGAAGCTAAAGACAAGCGAGAAAAAGATTATTTTCCTGGACTGGCCGGAACTAATGACCGTCTACAATTATCCGTTTACCGATAAGCAGAAGACCCTCGAACGGGTACGGGATGTATTTTGCTTCTGCTGCTTTACGTCGTTGAGGTATTCCGATGTGGCGAACCTGAAACGGTCGGATGTGTTCGACAGCTATATTTCCCTTACGACGATTAAAACCGCCGACAGCATTAAGATCGAGTTAAACAAGTATTCCCGTGCGATCCTCGACAAATATGCGGATCAGCAGTACCCAGGCAATTTAGCCCTGCCGGTAATCAGCAACCAGAAGATGAACGATTACCTCAAAGAGGTTGGAAAAATCTGCGGGATCGATCAGGCGGTAACAATCACGTATTACCGGGGAAACGAACGTATCGACGAGGTTTATCCCAAATACGAACTGCTGGGAACCCATGCCGGCCGCAGGACGTTTATCTGCAACGCCCTGATGATGGGTATAGCTCCGCAGGTCGTGATGAAATGGACGGGGCACAGCGACTATAAAGCGATGAAACCCTATATAGATATTGCTGATTCCGCAAAGGTCGAAGCAATGAAATTGTTTGATGAAAAGACAATTACAGTTAGCAAGTAG
- a CDS encoding DUF3853 family protein, with translation MYANITGETPIAALTVSQLIDLLDKHKSAPAAPIAPARDYTQGYAYGLKGISKLFGVSHATAQRYKDTFLKPAIRQNGRKIVVDVAKALELFDEHAKG, from the coding sequence ATGTATGCGAATATTACAGGGGAAACGCCTATTGCGGCTCTGACTGTTTCTCAGCTTATCGATCTGCTGGATAAGCATAAATCGGCGCCGGCAGCACCTATCGCCCCGGCCCGTGATTATACGCAAGGTTATGCGTACGGGCTCAAAGGCATCAGCAAACTCTTCGGCGTATCCCACGCCACCGCCCAGCGTTACAAAGACACGTTCCTAAAACCGGCTATCCGTCAGAATGGCCGTAAGATCGTCGTTGACGTAGCAAAAGCCCTCGAACTGTTCGATGAACACGCTAAAGGATAG
- a CDS encoding phosphatase PAP2 family protein, with protein sequence MWQQILHIDQQLLLALNGSWGGFWDTCFYIVTARLTWIPLYAAILYFAWRKIGTRNLLWMLVCLGVAVIAADQICNFFKHYTPKLRPSHTPAIEQFVHTLHGYRGGLYGTVSAHAAVSFTIAMFSARLFSRSWYTWTIMLWAALVCYSRIYAGLHYPMDILFGTTLGLLLGAAAYRTYRKATAPRPEKGDGNAPASSRETPKSLNDPNA encoded by the coding sequence ATGTGGCAGCAAATCCTGCATATCGACCAGCAACTGTTACTGGCCCTGAACGGAAGTTGGGGCGGTTTCTGGGATACGTGCTTTTATATCGTCACGGCGCGCCTGACGTGGATTCCGCTCTACGCGGCGATCCTCTACTTCGCATGGCGCAAGATCGGGACGCGTAACCTGCTTTGGATGCTCGTCTGCCTCGGCGTGGCGGTAATCGCAGCCGACCAGATCTGCAACTTTTTCAAGCACTATACCCCGAAGCTGCGCCCGTCGCACACCCCCGCGATCGAACAGTTCGTGCACACGCTGCACGGCTACCGCGGCGGCCTGTACGGCACCGTATCGGCCCACGCGGCGGTGAGCTTCACGATCGCGATGTTCAGCGCACGGCTCTTCTCTCGGAGCTGGTACACCTGGACGATCATGCTGTGGGCGGCGCTGGTTTGTTACAGCCGTATCTATGCGGGCCTCCACTACCCGATGGACATCCTGTTCGGTACCACACTCGGGTTGCTGCTCGGAGCGGCGGCTTACCGGACATACCGCAAAGCGACGGCCCCCCGGCCGGAAAAAGGGGATGGAAACGCACCGGCCTCCTCCCGGGAAACGCCGAAAAGCCTTAACGATCCAAACGCATGA
- a CDS encoding GH39 family glycosyl hydrolase, with amino-acid sequence MTRVLLTATLAAGLLGFAPSAGHAGSGTGTRSGAATVTPPRTANQARIDAAAAAQANGIQRPDSRPRNTPQQNAPQQNTRQPDSSKPQRGLHSSRGMHPGPAVPPWATAQPFTITPSPAPGQLRMPWRNCVAVGRAYLLLRADLLEQFAAAQKELGYRYCRFHALFDRDMDVVERAKDGSLTFKWHQIDKIYDALLAMGIRPFVELNPMPDALASGTQQLFWYKANVTPPQDYREWELLVHEFAKHLVRRYGLDEVRKWYFEVWNEPNLSGFWSGTKDEYFKLYKASADGLKSVDRGLRIGGPASSKANWIQDMIDYCTDNGVPLDFISTHLYPQDEQVDYPDRKGSPYGVGEYFPAKIKSVKEIVANSKCPDLEIHWTEWNTQQAPSADKVTWGDNRYVDDLHAAATIVRNCVETDADAQTMAYWVLSDIFDEGSIPDAPFSCTYGLMTIHGIRKASYNAFALMRRMEGDLMQVASPEAIQPGKGITATEEGDIVRVLAWNQNFVELNKAVPFNAAITLPTLKDTAYIITRATIKEGDGSPWETWVAMGRPLNLTPVQQKLLEAASVPEYSLVQDYTAGPGGLSLNCCLAPGEVAFFEITPRASGYGRSRIDDAEFRIWDKAMGDRSK; translated from the coding sequence ATGACAAGAGTTCTACTCACAGCAACCCTCGCGGCCGGTTTACTGGGTTTCGCGCCGTCGGCCGGGCATGCCGGCTCCGGAACCGGAACAAGGTCCGGTGCTGCAACTGTAACCCCCCCCCGGACTGCGAATCAGGCAAGGATAGACGCGGCAGCTGCCGCACAGGCAAACGGCATCCAGCGACCAGACAGCCGACCACGGAACACCCCGCAGCAGAACGCTCCGCAACAAAACACCCGGCAGCCGGACAGTTCCAAACCGCAACGGGGGCTGCACTCCTCCCGGGGCATGCATCCGGGTCCGGCCGTTCCTCCGTGGGCGACGGCGCAACCGTTCACGATCACCCCCTCTCCGGCACCCGGGCAACTGCGGATGCCGTGGCGCAACTGCGTCGCCGTGGGAAGGGCCTACCTGCTGCTGCGGGCCGACCTGCTCGAACAGTTCGCCGCGGCGCAAAAAGAGCTGGGCTACCGCTACTGCCGCTTCCACGCGCTGTTCGACCGCGACATGGATGTAGTCGAACGGGCGAAAGACGGCTCGCTGACCTTCAAGTGGCACCAGATCGACAAGATCTACGACGCGCTGCTGGCGATGGGCATCCGCCCGTTCGTCGAACTGAACCCGATGCCCGACGCGCTGGCTTCCGGCACGCAACAGCTCTTCTGGTACAAGGCCAACGTCACCCCGCCGCAGGATTACCGCGAATGGGAACTGCTCGTGCACGAGTTCGCGAAGCACCTGGTGCGGCGCTACGGACTCGACGAAGTGCGCAAATGGTATTTCGAAGTGTGGAACGAACCGAACCTGTCGGGATTCTGGTCGGGTACGAAAGACGAGTATTTCAAACTCTACAAAGCGAGTGCAGACGGGCTCAAATCGGTGGACAGGGGCCTGCGCATCGGCGGCCCCGCCTCGTCGAAGGCCAACTGGATCCAGGACATGATCGACTACTGCACCGACAACGGCGTACCGCTGGACTTCATTTCGACGCACCTCTACCCGCAGGACGAACAGGTCGACTACCCCGACCGCAAAGGCAGCCCTTACGGCGTAGGCGAGTATTTCCCCGCGAAGATCAAAAGCGTGAAGGAGATCGTCGCGAACTCGAAGTGCCCCGACCTGGAGATCCACTGGACCGAATGGAACACGCAGCAAGCTCCGTCGGCGGACAAGGTTACGTGGGGGGACAACCGGTACGTGGACGACCTGCACGCCGCCGCGACGATCGTGCGCAACTGCGTCGAGACCGACGCCGATGCACAGACGATGGCCTACTGGGTGCTCAGCGACATCTTCGACGAGGGATCCATTCCCGACGCACCGTTTTCATGCACCTACGGGCTGATGACGATCCACGGCATCCGCAAGGCAAGCTACAACGCCTTCGCACTGATGCGACGCATGGAAGGCGACCTGATGCAGGTCGCCTCTCCCGAAGCCATACAACCGGGCAAAGGCATCACGGCCACCGAAGAGGGCGACATCGTCCGGGTATTGGCCTGGAACCAGAATTTCGTCGAGCTGAATAAAGCCGTCCCCTTCAACGCCGCCATTACCCTGCCGACATTGAAAGACACCGCTTACATCATTACGCGCGCCACGATCAAAGAGGGCGACGGAAGTCCGTGGGAAACCTGGGTCGCAATGGGACGCCCGCTGAACCTGACGCCGGTACAGCAGAAATTGCTCGAAGCGGCCTCAGTACCGGAATACAGCCTCGTACAGGACTACACGGCAGGACCGGGGGGCTTGTCGCTGAATTGCTGCCTCGCACCGGGCGAAGTGGCTTTCTTCGAGATTACGCCGCGCGCATCGGGCTACGGCCGCAGCCGTATCGACGACGCGGAATTCCGCATCTGGGACAAGGCCATGGGCGACCGGTCGAAGTAA
- a CDS encoding DNA primase family protein gives MDSRQPPVRPFTGDFIGLLRSDIQHREQQMEENNARKRIEDLNGKSCRRVLSELLEQFDELDFRERAGLDEDAKLTRKIFVVIAVEEIISKATANNWGLCVKNDFIYLYNGKYWQPINAEEFKPFLAEAALKMGVAPLEAKYHQFKEEIYKQFVSEANMPTPERVAGITLINLQNGTFEISGNGQTLREQRREDFLKYQLPFEYDPSARCPLFEKYLQRVLPDTDCRKVLAEYMGYIFTTGLKLEKAAILYGSGANGKSVFFEVVNALIGPDNICSYSLQNLTKYEGYQRAELSNKLLNYASEINGKLEASIFKQLVSGEPVEARQIYGRPFVMREYGKLMFNCNDLPKEVENTNAFFRRFLIIPFGQTIPESEQDPELAAKIIRDELSGVFNWMLEGLRRLLQQRKFTRSAMIREQVEDFRRESDNVAMFLDEGGYKPDPQSSMLLKDLFYDYRSFCYENGYTPCSLKTVSKRLKNAGYKTERRAPGYTVYIGKSVESM, from the coding sequence ATGGATAGCCGACAACCGCCCGTCCGTCCCTTTACCGGAGATTTTATCGGCCTGCTCCGGTCGGATATACAGCACCGGGAGCAACAGATGGAAGAAAATAACGCCCGTAAGCGGATCGAGGATTTGAACGGCAAAAGCTGCCGGAGGGTTTTATCCGAGCTGTTGGAACAGTTCGACGAACTGGATTTTCGGGAGCGCGCCGGATTGGACGAGGACGCAAAACTGACCCGGAAAATCTTTGTCGTGATTGCCGTGGAGGAGATCATAAGCAAAGCCACCGCCAACAACTGGGGACTTTGCGTCAAGAACGATTTTATCTACCTGTATAACGGCAAGTACTGGCAGCCTATCAACGCAGAAGAGTTTAAACCCTTTCTGGCCGAGGCGGCCCTCAAAATGGGAGTGGCACCCCTCGAGGCCAAATACCACCAATTCAAGGAGGAGATCTACAAGCAGTTCGTATCCGAGGCGAATATGCCGACCCCGGAACGAGTGGCAGGAATTACGCTGATAAACCTGCAAAACGGAACCTTTGAGATCTCCGGGAACGGGCAGACACTCCGGGAGCAGCGCCGGGAGGACTTCCTGAAATATCAATTGCCGTTCGAGTACGACCCTTCGGCCCGGTGTCCTCTTTTCGAGAAGTACCTGCAACGGGTATTGCCGGACACGGATTGCCGCAAAGTGCTGGCCGAATACATGGGCTATATCTTCACAACCGGACTGAAACTGGAGAAAGCGGCCATCCTGTACGGCAGCGGGGCGAACGGCAAAAGCGTATTCTTCGAGGTCGTAAACGCGCTTATCGGGCCGGATAATATCTGTTCCTATTCCTTGCAGAACCTGACCAAATACGAAGGCTACCAGCGGGCGGAGCTATCCAATAAACTGCTCAATTACGCTTCGGAGATCAACGGTAAACTGGAGGCGTCGATATTCAAGCAGCTCGTAAGCGGAGAACCGGTAGAGGCCCGGCAGATATACGGGCGCCCTTTCGTGATGCGGGAATACGGCAAACTGATGTTCAATTGCAACGATCTGCCCAAAGAGGTGGAGAATACCAACGCTTTTTTCCGCCGATTCCTGATTATTCCTTTCGGGCAAACCATACCGGAGAGCGAACAAGACCCGGAACTGGCGGCAAAGATCATCCGGGACGAGTTAAGCGGCGTTTTCAACTGGATGCTGGAAGGGTTGAGGCGGTTGCTCCAACAACGCAAATTTACACGTTCGGCAATGATCCGGGAGCAGGTCGAGGATTTCAGGCGTGAATCCGACAACGTGGCGATGTTTCTCGACGAAGGGGGATATAAACCCGATCCACAGTCCAGTATGCTGTTAAAGGATTTGTTTTACGACTACCGGTCGTTCTGCTATGAGAACGGGTATACCCCCTGCTCGCTGAAAACAGTATCGAAACGGCTTAAAAATGCCGGGTATAAAACAGAACGCCGAGCACCTGGCTATACGGTTTATATAGGAAAAAGTGTAGAAAGCATGTAG